The following coding sequences are from one Musa acuminata AAA Group cultivar baxijiao chromosome BXJ2-4, Cavendish_Baxijiao_AAA, whole genome shotgun sequence window:
- the LOC103981935 gene encoding uncharacterized protein LOC103981935 isoform X2 has translation MPTARKCSSSSLSETSPILPSSASIEMPSDTGESSSAARRTVFLGVDVGTGSARAGLFDEQGRLIGSASSPIQIWKEKDCIEQSSTDIWHAVCTAVKAACSLASVVPEEVVGLGFAATCSLVAVDSDGSPVSVSWTGDARRNIIVWMDHRAVNQAERINGNNSPVLQYCGGSLSPEMQAPKLLWVKENLKESWSLIFRWMDLSDWLSFRATGDDTRSLCTTVCKWTYLGHAHMEVAREKDSHSMEACGWDDVFWEEIGLGDLVEGNHAKIGRSVAFPGHPLGSGLTPAAAKELGLLVGTPVGTALIDAHAGGVGTMESLPETESKDDVANEEAICHRMVLVCGTSTCHMAVSRNKLFIPGVWGPFWSAMVPEYWLTEGGQSATGALLDHIIENHVAAPLLANRAAAQSISIYELLNKILESMMQERKVLFVSALTEDMHVLPDFHGNRSPVADPKSKGMVCGLTLETSEKQLALLYLATIQGIAYGTRHIVEHCNFHGHKIDTLLACGGLSKNPLYVQEHADIVGCRIILPRESETVLLGAAILGAVAAQKYSGVHDAMRALNAAGQVVHPSKDVKVKRYHDAKYQIFKSLYEQQLSHRSIMMQALQ, from the exons ATGCCTACGGCGCGGAAGTGCTCGTCGTCTTCGCTATCCGAGACGTCGCCTATCCTCCCGAGCTCCGCCTCCATCGAGATGCCCTCTGATACCGGCGAGTCCTCCTCCGCTGCCCGTCGCACCGTCTTCCTCGGCGTCGACGTCGGCACCGGCAGCGCCCGGGCAG GTCTTTTCGATGAGCAAGGTAGGCTGATTGGCTCAGCTAGCAGCCCGATACAAATCTGGAAGGAAAAGGATTGCATTGAG CAATCCTCAACAGATATCTGGCATGCGGTGTGTACGGCAGTGAAAGCGGCATGCTCTCTGGCCAGTGTTGTCCCTGAAGAAGTAGTTGGTCTAGGATTTGCAGCAACTTGCTCTCTTG TTGCTGTTGATTCAGATGGATCTCCAGTTTCAGTTTCATGGACTGGTGATGCGCGAAGAAATATCATAGTGTGGATGGATCACAGGGCTGTAAATCAGGCCGAGCGAATTAATGGCAACAACTCACCTGTATTGCAGTATTGTGGTGGGTCTTTGTCACCTGAGATGCAGGCGCcaaag CTGTTGTGGGTAAAAGAGAATTTGAAAGAATCTTGGTCCTTGATATTTAGATGGATGGATTTAAGTGATTGGTTATCATTCAG AGCAACAGGAGATGACACTCGCAGTTTATGTACGACTGTCTGCAAGTGGACTTACCTTGGCCATGCACACATGGAAGTAGCTAGGGAGAAAGATTCACATAGTATGGAAGCATGTGGATGGGATGATGTTTTCTGGGAGGAAATTGGCTTGGGGGATCTTGTTGAAGGGAATCATGCAAAAATCG GTCGAAGTGTTGCTTTTCCTGGTCATCCTTTGGGTTCTGGTCTGACACCTGCTGCTGCAAAG GAACTAGGCCTATTGGTTGGTACTCCTGTTGGAACAGCACTTATTGATGCTCATGCTGGTGGTGTTGGAACCATGGAGAGTTTGCCTGAAACAGAGTCTAAAGATGATG TTGCTAATGAGGAAGCAATATGCCACCGAATGGTCTTAGTTTGTGGAACTTCAACTTGCCACATGGCTGTTTCCAGAAACAAGTTGTTTATTCCGGGTGTATGGGGACCCTTTTGGTCTG CAATGGTGCCTGAGTACTGGCTCACAGAAGGAGGTCAAAGTGCAACAGGTGCCCTTCTAGATCACATAATTGAGAACCATGTTGCTGCTCCTCTTCTTGCCAACCGTGCTGCTGCCCAAA GTATTTCCATATATGAATTGTTGAACAAGATTTTGGAGTCCATGATGCAAGAAAGAAAGGTTCTGTTTGTGTCTGCCCTGACAGAAGACATGCATGTTCTTCCTGATTTCCATGGTAACAG GTCACCAGTTGCTGACCCAAAATCCAAAGGAATGGTTTGTGGCTTAACCCTTGAGACAAGTGAAAAGCAATTGGCACTTCTATACCTTGCGACAATCCAGGGCATAGCGTATGGCACCCGTCACATTGTGGAGCACTGCAATTTTCATGGGCACAAG ATTGATACACTTCTTGCCTGTGGTGGACTTTCCAAAAACCCACTTTATGTTCAAGAACACGCAGACATTGTAG GATGTCGTATCATTCTTCCAAGAGAAAGCGAGACAGTGCTTTTAGGTGCTGCTATCCTAGGTGCTGTTGCTGCCCAGAAGTACTCTGGTGTCCATGATGCAATGAGAGCACTAAATGCAGCTGGACAG GTTGTGCATCCATCTAAAGATGTAAAGGTGAAGAGGTATCACGACGCAAAGTATCAAATCTTTAAGTCCCTCTACGAGCAGCAGCTTTCTCATCGATCCATCATGATGCAAGCGTTGCAGTAG
- the LOC103981935 gene encoding uncharacterized protein LOC103981935 isoform X1 produces the protein MPTARKCSSSSLSETSPILPSSASIEMPSDTGESSSAARRTVFLGVDVGTGSARAGLFDEQGRLIGSASSPIQIWKEKDCIEQSSTDIWHAVCTAVKAACSLASVVPEEVVGLGFAATCSLVAVDSDGSPVSVSWTGDARRNIIVWMDHRAVNQAERINGNNSPVLQYCGGSLSPEMQAPKLLWVKENLKESWSLIFRWMDLSDWLSFRATGDDTRSLCTTVCKWTYLGHAHMEVAREKDSHSMEACGWDDVFWEEIGLGDLVEGNHAKIGRSVAFPGHPLGSGLTPAAAKELGLLVGTPVGTALIDAHAGGVGTMESLPETESKDDGLIANEEAICHRMVLVCGTSTCHMAVSRNKLFIPGVWGPFWSAMVPEYWLTEGGQSATGALLDHIIENHVAAPLLANRAAAQSISIYELLNKILESMMQERKVLFVSALTEDMHVLPDFHGNRSPVADPKSKGMVCGLTLETSEKQLALLYLATIQGIAYGTRHIVEHCNFHGHKIDTLLACGGLSKNPLYVQEHADIVGCRIILPRESETVLLGAAILGAVAAQKYSGVHDAMRALNAAGQVVHPSKDVKVKRYHDAKYQIFKSLYEQQLSHRSIMMQALQ, from the exons ATGCCTACGGCGCGGAAGTGCTCGTCGTCTTCGCTATCCGAGACGTCGCCTATCCTCCCGAGCTCCGCCTCCATCGAGATGCCCTCTGATACCGGCGAGTCCTCCTCCGCTGCCCGTCGCACCGTCTTCCTCGGCGTCGACGTCGGCACCGGCAGCGCCCGGGCAG GTCTTTTCGATGAGCAAGGTAGGCTGATTGGCTCAGCTAGCAGCCCGATACAAATCTGGAAGGAAAAGGATTGCATTGAG CAATCCTCAACAGATATCTGGCATGCGGTGTGTACGGCAGTGAAAGCGGCATGCTCTCTGGCCAGTGTTGTCCCTGAAGAAGTAGTTGGTCTAGGATTTGCAGCAACTTGCTCTCTTG TTGCTGTTGATTCAGATGGATCTCCAGTTTCAGTTTCATGGACTGGTGATGCGCGAAGAAATATCATAGTGTGGATGGATCACAGGGCTGTAAATCAGGCCGAGCGAATTAATGGCAACAACTCACCTGTATTGCAGTATTGTGGTGGGTCTTTGTCACCTGAGATGCAGGCGCcaaag CTGTTGTGGGTAAAAGAGAATTTGAAAGAATCTTGGTCCTTGATATTTAGATGGATGGATTTAAGTGATTGGTTATCATTCAG AGCAACAGGAGATGACACTCGCAGTTTATGTACGACTGTCTGCAAGTGGACTTACCTTGGCCATGCACACATGGAAGTAGCTAGGGAGAAAGATTCACATAGTATGGAAGCATGTGGATGGGATGATGTTTTCTGGGAGGAAATTGGCTTGGGGGATCTTGTTGAAGGGAATCATGCAAAAATCG GTCGAAGTGTTGCTTTTCCTGGTCATCCTTTGGGTTCTGGTCTGACACCTGCTGCTGCAAAG GAACTAGGCCTATTGGTTGGTACTCCTGTTGGAACAGCACTTATTGATGCTCATGCTGGTGGTGTTGGAACCATGGAGAGTTTGCCTGAAACAGAGTCTAAAGATGATGGTCTGA TTGCTAATGAGGAAGCAATATGCCACCGAATGGTCTTAGTTTGTGGAACTTCAACTTGCCACATGGCTGTTTCCAGAAACAAGTTGTTTATTCCGGGTGTATGGGGACCCTTTTGGTCTG CAATGGTGCCTGAGTACTGGCTCACAGAAGGAGGTCAAAGTGCAACAGGTGCCCTTCTAGATCACATAATTGAGAACCATGTTGCTGCTCCTCTTCTTGCCAACCGTGCTGCTGCCCAAA GTATTTCCATATATGAATTGTTGAACAAGATTTTGGAGTCCATGATGCAAGAAAGAAAGGTTCTGTTTGTGTCTGCCCTGACAGAAGACATGCATGTTCTTCCTGATTTCCATGGTAACAG GTCACCAGTTGCTGACCCAAAATCCAAAGGAATGGTTTGTGGCTTAACCCTTGAGACAAGTGAAAAGCAATTGGCACTTCTATACCTTGCGACAATCCAGGGCATAGCGTATGGCACCCGTCACATTGTGGAGCACTGCAATTTTCATGGGCACAAG ATTGATACACTTCTTGCCTGTGGTGGACTTTCCAAAAACCCACTTTATGTTCAAGAACACGCAGACATTGTAG GATGTCGTATCATTCTTCCAAGAGAAAGCGAGACAGTGCTTTTAGGTGCTGCTATCCTAGGTGCTGTTGCTGCCCAGAAGTACTCTGGTGTCCATGATGCAATGAGAGCACTAAATGCAGCTGGACAG GTTGTGCATCCATCTAAAGATGTAAAGGTGAAGAGGTATCACGACGCAAAGTATCAAATCTTTAAGTCCCTCTACGAGCAGCAGCTTTCTCATCGATCCATCATGATGCAAGCGTTGCAGTAG